One Leisingera sp. M658 genomic window carries:
- a CDS encoding CAP domain-containing protein, with amino-acid sequence MSQASQLERQMLDLINAERTSRGLNPVQLELRLNDSAEDHSEWMLQQDVFSHTGSGGSSAGDRMKDAGFQFSGSWTWAENIAWQSERGAAGLADDVVNLHESLMNSPGHRANILNANVEVIGIGIEQGNFNGWDAVMVTQNFARTSADLQLDSGSGGGNGGGSGGNTGTGATSGNDALTLGSAGSLDGLGGNDTLTGSSGQDRLDGSEGRDKLNGKAGGDELNGGSGNDTLRGNNGADELNGGSGKDKLFGGRGKDTLDGGSGNDKLAGKGGGDLFIFSGGDDTVSDFNPDASGERIDLGAATGITGFSDLMTNHTSQTNAGLLISDSDGDSLLLSGITEQELQASDFLF; translated from the coding sequence ATGTCACAGGCAAGCCAACTCGAGCGCCAGATGCTCGACCTGATCAACGCCGAGCGCACGTCGCGCGGGCTCAACCCGGTCCAGCTGGAGCTGCGCCTGAACGATTCGGCCGAAGACCACAGCGAATGGATGCTGCAGCAGGATGTCTTCTCCCACACCGGCTCTGGCGGCTCCAGCGCCGGCGACCGGATGAAAGATGCCGGCTTTCAGTTCTCCGGCAGCTGGACCTGGGCCGAGAACATCGCCTGGCAAAGCGAACGCGGCGCCGCCGGGCTGGCCGACGATGTCGTCAACCTGCACGAATCGCTGATGAACAGCCCCGGTCACCGCGCCAACATCCTCAACGCAAATGTCGAGGTGATCGGCATCGGCATCGAACAGGGCAATTTCAACGGCTGGGATGCGGTGATGGTCACCCAGAACTTCGCCCGCACCAGCGCGGACCTGCAGCTGGATTCCGGGTCCGGCGGCGGCAATGGCGGAGGCTCCGGCGGCAATACCGGCACTGGCGCCACCTCCGGAAACGATGCCCTGACCCTCGGCAGCGCCGGCAGCCTGGATGGTCTCGGCGGCAATGACACGCTGACCGGCAGCAGCGGCCAGGACCGCCTCGACGGCAGCGAAGGCCGGGATAAGCTGAACGGCAAGGCCGGCGGCGACGAATTGAACGGCGGCTCAGGCAACGACACGCTGCGCGGCAACAACGGCGCGGATGAGCTGAACGGCGGCAGCGGCAAGGACAAACTGTTCGGCGGTCGCGGCAAAGACACCCTGGACGGCGGCAGCGGCAACGACAAGCTGGCCGGCAAGGGCGGCGGCGACCTCTTCATCTTCAGCGGCGGCGATGACACTGTGAGTGATTTCAACCCGGATGCCAGCGGCGAGCGCATTGATCTGGGCGCGGCGACAGGTATCACCGGCTTCAGCGACCTGATGACCAATCACACCAGCCAGACCAATGCCGGCCTGCTGATCAGCGACAGCGATGGCGACAGCCTGCTGCTCAGCGGCATCACAGAGCAGGAGCTTCAGGCCAGCGACTTCCTGTTCTGA
- the rpsU gene encoding 30S ribosomal protein S21: MQVSVRDNNVDQALRALKKKLQREGVFREMKLKQHFEKPSEKKAREKAEAIRRARKLARKKLQREGLL; encoded by the coding sequence ATGCAGGTTAGTGTTCGCGACAACAATGTCGATCAGGCGCTTCGTGCCCTGAAGAAAAAGCTGCAGCGTGAAGGCGTATTCCGCGAAATGAAGCTCAAGCAACATTTCGAGAAGCCGTCCGAGAAAAAAGCGCGCGAGAAAGCTGAAGCGATCCGCCGTGCCCGGAAACTGGCACGTAAGAAGCTCCAGCGCGAAGGTTTGCTCTAA
- a CDS encoding COQ9 family protein, whose product MTDDQDRAQDDIKEKLLDAALNHVPFDGWSEVTFRAACEDVQVAEVLAHAVCPRGGVDLALAYHARGDSRMLARLDAEDLSGLRFRDKVAAAVRFRLEAVDDKEAVRRGTTLLTLPQYAGDGIKAIWGTCDLIWETLGDGSDDLNWYTKRASLAGIYSATVLFWLGDDSLGHQATWEFLDRRIGNVMDFEKLKAGLQKNPLLKPFLVGPNWLAEQIKPPKGRDGLPGSLNPRR is encoded by the coding sequence ATGACCGACGACCAGGATCGCGCGCAGGACGATATCAAGGAAAAGCTGCTGGATGCGGCGTTGAATCATGTGCCGTTTGACGGCTGGTCCGAGGTGACATTCCGGGCCGCCTGCGAGGACGTGCAGGTGGCTGAAGTGCTGGCCCATGCGGTTTGCCCGCGCGGCGGGGTGGACCTGGCGCTGGCCTATCACGCCCGCGGCGATTCGCGGATGCTGGCGCGGCTGGACGCCGAGGACCTGTCCGGCCTGCGGTTCCGCGACAAAGTGGCGGCGGCGGTACGGTTCCGGCTGGAAGCCGTGGATGACAAGGAAGCGGTGCGCCGCGGCACAACGCTGCTGACACTGCCGCAATATGCCGGCGACGGGATCAAGGCGATCTGGGGCACTTGCGATCTGATCTGGGAGACGCTGGGCGACGGCTCGGATGATCTGAACTGGTATACCAAGCGCGCATCGCTGGCCGGGATCTATTCCGCCACAGTGCTGTTTTGGCTGGGCGATGACAGCCTGGGCCATCAGGCGACGTGGGAGTTTCTTGACCGCCGGATCGGCAATGTGATGGATTTTGAGAAGCTGAAGGCCGGGCTGCAGAAAAATCCGCTTTTGAAGCCGTTCCTGGTGGGGCCGAACTGGCTGGCCGAGCAGATCAAACCGCCCAAGGGCCGCGACGGCCTGCCGGGCTCTTTGAACCCGCGGCGGTGA
- a CDS encoding NAD(P)H-quinone oxidoreductase → MTEMMRAVEITKPGGPEVLQPCQRPVPQPGHGEVVIKVAYAGVNRPDALQRAGAYDPPKGASDLPGLEASGEVMAVGAGVSGIRVGDLVCALLPGGGYAEYVAAPAAHCLPVPAGLDLKQAACLPETFFTVWSNVFTRGGLKAGERFLVHGGSSGIGTTAIQLAKAFGARVFSTAGSDAKCQACLDLGAERAINYRDEDFVKVLKGEGGADLVLDMVGGDYIPRNVKAMAEDGRLVQIAFLQGPKVELNFALMMVKRLTLTGSTLRPQSDLAKAQIAGDLREAVWPLIEAGKVAPVMDSEFALEQAAAAHTRMESSGHIGKIVLKVG, encoded by the coding sequence ATGACAGAGATGATGCGCGCGGTGGAGATCACCAAACCCGGCGGGCCGGAAGTGCTGCAGCCTTGCCAGCGCCCGGTGCCGCAACCGGGCCACGGCGAAGTAGTGATCAAGGTGGCCTATGCCGGGGTGAACCGGCCTGATGCGCTGCAGCGCGCGGGCGCCTATGATCCGCCCAAGGGTGCCAGCGACCTGCCGGGGCTGGAAGCCTCGGGCGAGGTGATGGCTGTGGGCGCAGGCGTCAGCGGCATCCGCGTGGGCGATCTGGTCTGCGCGCTGCTGCCCGGCGGCGGCTATGCGGAATATGTGGCTGCTCCAGCCGCCCATTGCCTGCCGGTGCCTGCCGGACTGGATCTGAAACAGGCGGCCTGCCTGCCGGAGACGTTTTTCACCGTCTGGTCCAATGTCTTCACCCGCGGCGGGCTGAAAGCGGGCGAGCGGTTCCTGGTGCATGGCGGCTCTTCCGGGATCGGCACCACGGCGATCCAGCTGGCCAAGGCCTTTGGTGCGCGGGTGTTTTCCACCGCCGGATCGGATGCGAAATGCCAGGCCTGCCTGGATCTCGGCGCCGAACGCGCAATCAACTACCGCGACGAGGATTTCGTCAAGGTTCTAAAGGGTGAAGGCGGCGCTGATCTGGTCCTCGACATGGTCGGCGGCGACTATATCCCGCGCAATGTGAAGGCAATGGCCGAAGACGGCCGCCTGGTGCAGATCGCCTTTCTGCAGGGGCCGAAGGTAGAGCTGAACTTTGCCCTGATGATGGTCAAGCGGCTGACCCTGACCGGCTCGACCCTGCGGCCGCAAAGCGACCTGGCCAAGGCGCAGATTGCCGGGGACCTGCGCGAAGCGGTCTGGCCCTTGATCGAAGCTGGCAAGGTGGCACCGGTGATGGACAGCGAATTTGCACTGGAGCAGGCCGCCGCTGCACACACGCGGATGGAAAGCTCCGGCCATATCGGCAAGATTGTTTTGAAAGTGGGCTGA
- a CDS encoding DUF2189 domain-containing protein — protein MAKTIGNPLSWLLQGAESTGQHIGQTVEEMGSDGVKELPKACTLTMDDIIHSLAAGLEDFAACRSDAMFLVLFYPLIGITLIVMSLSMNLLPLIVPMIMGFAILGPVAAVGLYEMSSRREAGFEPRWMDAFGVIRSPAFGGILVLGLYLAVLFIVWLVAADMIYSRTLGPEPPASILGFAAEVVTTREGWIMAIAGGITGAVFAFAALAMSLVSFPLLLDRHVGLPVAVATSIKVLRKNPVICMTWGVIVGTALVVGAIPFLAGLIIVVPVLGHATWHLYRRAVQ, from the coding sequence ATGGCAAAGACAATCGGGAACCCGCTCAGCTGGCTTCTGCAGGGGGCAGAATCCACGGGGCAGCATATCGGCCAGACGGTCGAAGAGATGGGCAGCGACGGTGTCAAGGAACTGCCCAAGGCCTGCACCCTCACCATGGACGACATCATACATTCGCTGGCCGCCGGACTGGAGGACTTTGCCGCCTGCCGCAGCGATGCCATGTTCCTGGTGCTGTTTTATCCGCTGATCGGCATCACGCTGATCGTAATGAGCCTGTCGATGAATTTGCTGCCCCTGATCGTGCCGATGATCATGGGTTTTGCGATCCTTGGCCCGGTGGCCGCGGTTGGGCTTTATGAAATGTCTTCGCGCCGTGAAGCCGGGTTCGAGCCGCGCTGGATGGACGCCTTCGGCGTCATTCGCTCGCCTGCGTTTGGCGGCATTCTGGTGCTTGGGCTGTATCTGGCAGTGCTGTTCATTGTTTGGCTGGTGGCCGCTGACATGATCTACAGCCGCACCCTGGGGCCGGAACCGCCGGCCTCGATCCTGGGCTTTGCTGCGGAAGTGGTGACCACCCGCGAGGGCTGGATCATGGCCATTGCAGGCGGCATCACGGGCGCGGTCTTTGCCTTTGCCGCTTTGGCGATGAGCCTGGTGTCCTTTCCGCTGCTGCTGGACCGCCATGTGGGCCTGCCGGTGGCCGTGGCCACCTCAATCAAGGTGCTGCGCAAGAACCCGGTGATTTGCATGACTTGGGGTGTCATCGTTGGCACCGCGCTGGTGGTTGGCGCAATTCCCTTCCTGGCCGGGCTGATCATTGTCGTGCCGGTGCTGGGGCACGCGACCTGGCATTTGTACCGGCGCGCCGTGCAGTAA
- a CDS encoding ribonuclease T2, with protein MRKLLLGLAAVLAGFATLAAAEGEPAGEFDYYVLALSWSPNWCEQEGDARRAEQCKARYDYGWTLHGLWPQFHRGWPSYCRSAEAPPSRRMSREMADIMGSPGLAWHQWKKHGTCSGLSARAYYTLMREAYRRVVRPAVFRKLDKPVTLPAAVVEEAFLKENPSLAPDSLTITCRIGAIQEARICLSKTLQPVPCGRDAIRDCTLKNARLAPVR; from the coding sequence ATGCGCAAGTTATTGCTGGGGCTGGCGGCTGTTTTGGCCGGTTTTGCCACCCTTGCCGCAGCAGAGGGCGAGCCGGCCGGGGAGTTCGACTATTACGTGCTGGCGCTCAGCTGGTCGCCGAACTGGTGCGAGCAGGAAGGCGATGCACGCCGCGCAGAGCAATGCAAGGCGCGCTATGACTATGGCTGGACCCTGCACGGGCTATGGCCGCAATTCCATCGCGGCTGGCCCAGTTACTGCCGTTCCGCAGAGGCGCCGCCGAGCCGCCGCATGAGCCGCGAGATGGCGGATATCATGGGCAGCCCCGGCCTGGCCTGGCATCAGTGGAAGAAACACGGCACCTGTTCCGGCCTCAGCGCAAGGGCCTATTACACCCTGATGCGCGAAGCCTACCGGCGCGTGGTCCGCCCCGCCGTCTTTCGCAAGCTGGACAAGCCCGTGACCCTGCCCGCCGCCGTTGTTGAGGAAGCTTTTCTCAAGGAAAACCCAAGTCTGGCGCCGGACAGCCTGACCATCACCTGCCGCATCGGCGCCATCCAGGAAGCCCGCATCTGCCTGTCGAAAACACTGCAGCCGGTGCCTTGCGGGCGGGATGCAATCCGCGACTGCACGTTGAAAAACGCCCGCCTCGCGCCGGTGCGCTAA
- a CDS encoding DUF1013 domain-containing protein, whose product MAKPLMAKATAVWLVDNTTISFKQIADFVGMHELEIQGIADGEVAAGVKGFDPMANNQLTQDEIDRAQANPLHKLKLKFNPAAAGEEKRRGPRYTPLSKRQDRPNSILWLVKFHPELSDGQIAKLVGTTKPTIQSIRERTHWNISSMQPIDPVALGLCRQSELDAVVQKAAAKKAAEGGVMSDDERRKLVSTEQSLEMDAEPKIPSAIEGLETFTLGGGLNDDDRKKEEEIPDADSFFNLPAGGDDEEDDEDPRF is encoded by the coding sequence ATGGCAAAACCGTTGATGGCCAAGGCAACCGCCGTGTGGCTGGTGGACAATACCACGATCAGCTTCAAGCAGATCGCCGATTTCGTCGGCATGCACGAGCTGGAAATCCAGGGCATCGCCGATGGCGAAGTGGCCGCAGGCGTCAAAGGGTTCGACCCGATGGCCAACAACCAGCTGACCCAGGATGAGATCGACAGGGCGCAAGCCAACCCGCTGCACAAGCTGAAGCTCAAGTTCAACCCGGCTGCCGCCGGCGAGGAAAAACGCCGCGGCCCGCGCTATACCCCGCTGTCCAAGCGCCAGGACCGTCCGAACTCGATCCTGTGGCTGGTTAAATTCCACCCGGAACTCAGCGATGGCCAGATCGCCAAGCTGGTCGGAACCACCAAGCCGACCATCCAGTCGATCCGCGAGCGCACCCATTGGAACATCTCCAGCATGCAGCCGATCGACCCGGTGGCGCTGGGCCTGTGCCGCCAGTCCGAGCTGGATGCCGTCGTGCAGAAGGCGGCGGCCAAGAAAGCCGCCGAAGGCGGCGTGATGAGCGACGATGAGCGCCGCAAGCTGGTCTCTACCGAACAGTCGCTGGAGATGGACGCCGAGCCGAAGATCCCAAGCGCGATCGAGGGGCTGGAAACCTTTACCCTGGGCGGCGGTTTGAATGATGATGACCGGAAGAAGGAAGAGGAAATCCCCGACGCGGACAGCTTCTTCAACCTGCCCGCTGGCGGGGACGACGAGGAAGACGACGAAGATCCCCGCTTCTGA
- a CDS encoding ATP-binding protein → MDAAGAAALGESSRLDLETLACLSGLEFCQEFVDQLAQAYGADLVTVGELKVMETERIKVLASWFDGLQLGDFEYEACVTPCHDVVLSGDPHVFPCRVQELYPDDEMFIEEGIQSYVGVALKNADGEAIGLVQASWRYEIDGALAQHIASVMQQFAPRLGAETAGLQTLATLSVLAEGPSGTSPREAFRLLAAQLQGALKVRSAFIAECLGDKPECFRVLACCFEGQQMEGVEDTVVPFDGTPCAFLKGREKFLVPDGLQEAFPEQAQFRSQNLHSYLGIPLADADGTVIGHFALQHDREIKQRKLETDLIALFAARIGLELRRRKAERRRAQAEEALLIKRKTESLGLLAGTIAHDFNNLLASMQGRAELALAHLEAAHPAQGHLQVVEQGLQASALLVRQLLNYAKGGGSREQGPCDLNGIVQETMALVPVERKMGKQVVLDMEEGALTAQMDSSQVGQLLLNLVFNAAEAIGPAAGTVTVSTRKTSLSDAERRKLLKGRNMPAGACLLLEVRDTGSGMGRETVTRIFDPFFTTKPGGRGLGLAAALGIISRHRGGLAVESREGEGSAFRFYFPACTAEPAAEACPAGPPAQRRGAEIRRILVVDDEETVRRAVAGLLQLRGCVVLQADGYDAALAQLQAAGPFDGAVIDMSMPGRSGWETLAGLRKIQPGLKAVMMSGFAISAVAAGFPDLSRVPVLDKPFTKEKLYKAVFT, encoded by the coding sequence ATGGACGCAGCAGGGGCCGCGGCGCTTGGGGAAAGCAGCCGCTTGGATCTGGAGACACTGGCCTGTTTGAGCGGCCTGGAGTTCTGCCAGGAATTTGTGGATCAGCTGGCGCAGGCCTATGGGGCCGATCTGGTCACCGTGGGTGAGCTGAAGGTCATGGAGACCGAGCGCATCAAGGTGCTGGCCAGCTGGTTTGACGGGCTGCAGCTGGGGGATTTCGAATACGAGGCTTGCGTGACGCCGTGCCATGACGTGGTGCTGAGCGGCGATCCGCATGTCTTTCCCTGCCGGGTGCAGGAGCTGTATCCGGATGACGAGATGTTCATCGAGGAAGGCATCCAAAGCTATGTCGGGGTCGCCCTGAAAAACGCCGATGGCGAGGCGATCGGACTGGTCCAGGCCTCGTGGCGCTATGAAATCGACGGCGCGCTGGCGCAGCATATCGCATCTGTAATGCAGCAGTTCGCGCCCCGGCTAGGGGCCGAGACCGCCGGGCTGCAGACACTGGCCACGCTGTCAGTGCTGGCCGAAGGGCCAAGCGGCACGTCTCCGCGTGAGGCGTTCCGGCTGCTGGCCGCGCAGCTGCAGGGCGCGCTCAAGGTGCGCTCGGCCTTCATTGCGGAATGCCTGGGCGACAAGCCTGAGTGTTTCCGGGTGCTGGCGTGCTGCTTTGAAGGTCAGCAGATGGAAGGGGTGGAAGACACGGTTGTGCCTTTTGACGGCACCCCTTGTGCGTTTTTAAAGGGGCGGGAGAAATTCCTGGTGCCGGACGGGCTGCAGGAGGCGTTTCCAGAGCAGGCGCAGTTCCGCAGCCAGAACCTGCATTCCTACCTGGGCATCCCGCTGGCCGATGCGGATGGCACGGTGATCGGCCATTTTGCGCTGCAGCACGACCGGGAAATCAAGCAACGCAAGCTGGAGACCGACCTGATCGCGCTGTTTGCCGCGCGGATCGGGCTGGAGCTGCGCCGCCGCAAGGCCGAAAGGCGCCGCGCCCAGGCGGAAGAGGCGCTGCTGATCAAGCGCAAGACCGAGAGCCTGGGGTTGCTGGCGGGCACCATCGCGCATGATTTCAACAACCTTCTGGCCTCGATGCAGGGCCGGGCCGAACTGGCGCTGGCACATCTGGAGGCCGCGCATCCGGCGCAAGGGCATCTGCAAGTGGTCGAGCAGGGGCTGCAGGCCTCTGCCTTGCTGGTCCGGCAGTTGTTGAATTACGCAAAGGGCGGCGGCAGCCGGGAGCAGGGGCCGTGTGATCTGAACGGGATCGTGCAGGAGACCATGGCGCTGGTCCCGGTTGAGCGCAAGATGGGCAAACAAGTGGTGCTTGACATGGAAGAAGGGGCGCTGACGGCGCAGATGGATTCGTCTCAGGTGGGTCAGTTGTTGCTGAACCTGGTCTTCAATGCTGCCGAGGCGATCGGGCCGGCTGCGGGCACGGTCACGGTGAGCACCCGCAAGACCAGCCTGAGCGATGCAGAGCGGCGCAAGCTGCTGAAGGGGCGGAACATGCCGGCCGGCGCTTGCCTGCTGCTGGAGGTGCGCGATACCGGCAGCGGCATGGGCCGCGAGACCGTGACCCGGATTTTTGACCCGTTCTTTACCACCAAACCCGGCGGACGCGGCCTTGGCCTGGCCGCGGCGCTGGGGATCATCAGCCGCCATCGGGGCGGCCTGGCGGTTGAAAGCCGCGAAGGCGAGGGCAGTGCCTTCCGCTTTTACTTTCCTGCCTGCACCGCTGAGCCGGCGGCGGAAGCGTGCCCGGCAGGGCCGCCGGCGCAGCGGCGCGGTGCGGAGATCCGGCGGATCCTGGTGGTGGATGACGAGGAAACCGTGCGCCGGGCAGTGGCCGGGCTGTTGCAGCTGCGCGGCTGCGTCGTGCTGCAGGCTGATGGCTATGACGCGGCGCTGGCGCAGCTGCAGGCGGCAGGGCCGTTTGACGGCGCGGTGATCGACATGAGCATGCCGGGGCGCAGCGGCTGGGAGACTCTGGCGGGCCTGCGCAAGATCCAGCCCGGGCTGAAGGCGGTGATGATGAGCGGCTTTGCCATCAGCGCCGTGGCGGCGGGGTTTCCGGATCTGTCCCGGGTTCCGGTGCTGGACAAGCCGTTTACCAAGGAAAAGCTGTATAAGGCGGTTTTCACCTAA
- a CDS encoding LysR substrate-binding domain-containing protein, with protein sequence MRRKIPPTSALLCFEAAARAGSFAGGAREMNLSQSAFSRQIQSLEVLTGQTLFKRERQRVQLSGAGRMLQEELAPQLEALEATFYRLRTRDNPYGALNIGTYPTLGSRWLMPRLATLAQAQPRLTINTITYLDNSQVDPSLVDLAIVQGDPPWPGFRADLLMPETLIAVAAPDLLDGPLQSAAGLLEFPALQHSTRPLSWQIWFEDQTGSLTACPTGPLFSQFEMLIDAVKYGHGVAILPELLVRRELSEGTLIQAHPHRCTPASAYYLLTPQAKTGTSRIERVRDWLLRNASSPSAG encoded by the coding sequence ATGCGCCGCAAGATCCCGCCCACCTCTGCCCTCCTGTGTTTCGAGGCTGCCGCCCGGGCCGGCAGCTTTGCCGGAGGAGCGCGGGAGATGAACCTGTCGCAAAGCGCCTTCAGCCGCCAGATCCAAAGCCTGGAGGTGCTGACCGGGCAAACCCTGTTCAAGCGTGAACGCCAGCGGGTGCAGCTCAGCGGTGCCGGACGGATGCTGCAGGAGGAGCTGGCACCGCAATTGGAAGCGCTGGAGGCCACCTTTTACCGCTTGCGCACCCGCGACAACCCATATGGCGCGCTCAATATAGGCACCTACCCGACACTGGGCAGCCGCTGGCTGATGCCGCGCCTAGCAACGCTGGCACAGGCGCAGCCGCGGCTGACAATCAATACCATCACCTATCTGGACAATAGCCAGGTGGACCCCAGCCTGGTGGATCTGGCCATCGTGCAGGGCGATCCGCCCTGGCCGGGCTTTCGCGCGGATCTGCTGATGCCAGAGACCCTGATTGCTGTTGCAGCACCGGATCTGCTGGATGGCCCGCTGCAATCCGCCGCCGGGCTTCTGGAATTTCCAGCCCTGCAGCACAGCACCCGGCCGCTTAGCTGGCAGATTTGGTTCGAGGATCAGACCGGGAGCCTTACCGCCTGTCCCACCGGGCCGTTGTTCAGCCAGTTCGAGATGCTGATCGACGCGGTGAAATACGGCCATGGCGTTGCCATTCTTCCGGAGCTGCTGGTGCGCCGGGAGCTGTCCGAGGGCACCCTGATCCAGGCCCATCCGCACCGCTGCACACCCGCCAGCGCCTATTATCTGCTGACACCCCAGGCCAAGACGGGCACCAGCCGGATCGAGCGGGTCCGCGACTGGCTGCTGCGTAACGCCAGCAGCCCTAGCGCAGGCTGA
- the ltaE gene encoding low-specificity L-threonine aldolase, with product MSQYAGLAGAGANAALCDLRSDTLTRPDTGMMRAIQAAELGDDVYGEDPQVNRLEAVLAERLGKEAALFLPSGTMSNLAGLLAHCQRGEEIILGAGYHVYAYEAAGASVLGGISLCPVPVRDDGALDPEVIAGAVKADDSHLAVSRLLSLENTHNGLAVPLADMAAAAAAGRTAGLAVHLDGARFFNATVALGCSEAALAGLMDTVSICLSKGLGTPAGSVLAGPADLIAKARRWRKMLGGGMRQAGVLAAAALYALEHNVARLAQDHDRAAELADVLRGLGAGEVSLATNMVFFTPKEGRNDALRMHLASEGVVIGGGSSGAIRMVLHKDVDNGALDRAVQGLKSFYG from the coding sequence ATGAGCCAATACGCAGGATTGGCAGGTGCGGGCGCCAATGCGGCCCTTTGCGATCTGCGCAGCGATACGCTGACGCGGCCCGATACGGGCATGATGCGGGCGATCCAGGCGGCGGAGCTGGGCGATGACGTTTATGGTGAAGATCCCCAGGTGAACCGGCTGGAGGCCGTGCTGGCCGAGCGGCTTGGCAAGGAGGCGGCGCTGTTCCTGCCCTCCGGCACCATGAGCAACCTGGCCGGCCTCTTGGCCCATTGCCAGCGCGGCGAGGAGATCATCCTGGGCGCGGGTTATCACGTCTATGCCTATGAGGCCGCGGGGGCCTCGGTGCTGGGCGGGATATCGCTGTGCCCGGTGCCGGTGCGGGACGATGGCGCGCTGGACCCGGAGGTGATTGCCGGGGCGGTCAAGGCGGATGACAGCCATCTGGCCGTGAGCCGTCTGCTGTCGCTGGAGAACACCCATAATGGGCTTGCAGTGCCCCTGGCGGATATGGCGGCGGCGGCGGCGGCGGGCCGGACGGCGGGGCTGGCGGTGCATCTGGACGGCGCGCGGTTCTTTAATGCGACGGTGGCGCTGGGGTGTTCGGAAGCGGCGCTGGCCGGGCTGATGGATACGGTCTCCATCTGCCTTTCCAAAGGGCTGGGCACGCCGGCCGGGTCGGTTTTGGCGGGGCCTGCAGACCTGATTGCCAAGGCGCGGCGCTGGCGCAAGATGCTGGGCGGCGGCATGCGGCAGGCAGGCGTGCTGGCGGCGGCGGCGCTTTACGCGCTGGAGCACAACGTGGCGCGGCTGGCGCAGGACCATGACCGCGCGGCGGAACTGGCGGATGTGCTGCGCGGTTTGGGGGCGGGAGAGGTTTCCCTGGCCACCAACATGGTGTTCTTCACGCCAAAGGAAGGGCGCAATGATGCGTTGCGGATGCATTTGGCATCTGAGGGCGTTGTAATCGGTGGCGGCAGTTCCGGCGCCATCCGCATGGTGCTGCACAAAGATGTGGATAACGGCGCATTGGACCGCGCGGTGCAAGGGCTAAAGAGTTTCTACGGCTGA
- the recR gene encoding recombination mediator RecR: MIRNSTSDIEDLIALMAKLPGLGPRSARRAVLHLIRKRALLLTPLADVMTEVAATARECLNCGNIGTSEICPLCTDPERANGELCVVEDVADLWAMERSGDFKGRYHVLGGTLSALDAVGPEDLRIPRLADRVATEGISEVILALNATIDGQTTAHYIADQLQGQVRLTSLAQGVPIGGELDYLDDGTISAALRARKEI; encoded by the coding sequence ATGATCAGAAATTCCACCAGCGATATCGAAGACCTGATTGCCCTGATGGCCAAGCTGCCAGGGCTCGGCCCGCGGTCCGCCCGCCGTGCGGTGCTGCATCTGATCCGCAAGCGGGCGCTGCTGCTGACACCCCTGGCCGATGTGATGACCGAGGTCGCCGCCACCGCGCGCGAATGCCTCAACTGCGGCAATATCGGCACCAGCGAGATCTGCCCGCTTTGCACCGACCCGGAACGCGCCAATGGCGAGCTGTGCGTGGTCGAGGATGTGGCCGACCTTTGGGCGATGGAGCGCTCAGGCGACTTCAAGGGCCGCTACCACGTGCTGGGCGGAACCCTGTCGGCGCTGGACGCGGTGGGTCCGGAAGATCTGCGTATCCCGCGGCTCGCGGACCGGGTTGCAACCGAAGGTATCAGCGAGGTGATCCTGGCGCTGAACGCCACCATCGACGGCCAGACCACGGCGCATTACATCGCCGACCAGCTGCAGGGGCAGGTCAGGCTCACCTCGCTGGCGCAGGGCGTGCCGATCGGCGGTGAGCTGGACTATCTGGATGACGGCACGATCTCTGCAGCGCTCAGGGCGCGGAAGGAAATCTGA
- a CDS encoding GNAT family N-acetyltransferase: MGRQDNTRHPVRFARLTGIAPLEIARHMSDPRMAEHMPLLTGPWDEETARAFVASKENCWQRDGLGHWAFVQQGRYLGWGGFQKEGEEWDFGLVLRPGCFGLGPAIARQALAFARRDPRIPYVTFLLPPTRRHLRPLARLGAVQTDEVLHEGQRFLKFRLETA, encoded by the coding sequence ATGGGACGGCAGGACAACACCCGACACCCGGTGCGTTTTGCCCGGCTGACCGGGATCGCGCCGCTGGAGATTGCCCGCCACATGTCAGATCCGCGGATGGCAGAGCATATGCCGCTGCTGACAGGCCCCTGGGACGAAGAAACTGCCAGAGCCTTTGTTGCCTCCAAGGAGAACTGCTGGCAAAGGGATGGCCTGGGTCATTGGGCGTTTGTGCAGCAGGGCCGGTATCTTGGCTGGGGCGGGTTTCAGAAAGAGGGCGAGGAATGGGATTTCGGGCTGGTATTGCGGCCCGGCTGTTTTGGGCTGGGCCCGGCCATTGCCCGGCAAGCGCTGGCGTTTGCCCGCCGCGATCCACGCATCCCTTATGTGACTTTCCTGCTGCCGCCGACGCGGCGCCATCTGCGGCCGCTGGCACGGCTGGGCGCGGTGCAGACCGATGAAGTGCTGCATGAGGGGCAGCGTTTTCTGAAATTCCGGTTGGAAACAGCTTGA